Genomic window (Achromobacter sp. B7):
AGGTGGTCCAGCTCGTGCTGGACGCACACGGCCAGCAGGCCGTCGGCTTCGAATTCAAAGGGTTTGCCGTCGATGTCCAGCGCCTTGCACCGGATGCGCGAGGCGCGTTCGACTTCGTCGTAGATGCCGGGCACCGACAGACAGCCTTCTTCGTAGATTTTGTAGTCGTCGCTGCGCCAGGTGATCTCGGGGTTGATCAGCGCGAGCAGGTCGTTGCTGTCTTCGGACACGTCGATCACGACCACGCGTTCGTGCACGTCAACCTGGGTTGCGGCCAGGCCGACGCCCGGCGCGTCGTACATGGTTTCGGCCATGTCGCGTACCAGTTGACGGATGCGGTCGTCGACTTCGGCTACCGGCTTGGCTTTCTTGTGCAAGCGCGGGTCCGGATAGCGAAGGATAGGAAGTAAAGCCATTGAAAAGGGATCGCCAGTAATTGATGCGTAGGCAAGAGTTTAATTCATTAGAGTATTGATTTCTAATAGTTTTCGGCTAAATGGAGCATTACCAGAGCGCTGCGTCCCCGCTTCTTTGGCTGACAGGCAAGCAGACAAGAGAGATCAAAACGCCACCCATGCATCGGCGCCTGTTGCGCCTTGCATGCGACACTTGCCACCCTTGACGCCATCGCGCCCGCCTCATGCCGCTTACGCATACGTCCGCCGAACTGTCCGCCTGGTTGCGGCTGTCCCTGGAGCCCAACGTGGGTTCCGCTACCGCCTGTACGCTGCTGAGCGCGCTGGGCCTGCCCGAGCAGATCTACGCCCAGCGGGCGACTGCCCTCGCCCGCCACTTGCCGGATGCGCTGGCGCGCCAGCTGGCCGCCGCCATGCCGGCCGACATGGCGGCGCAGGTGGACGCCGCGCTGCAATGGGTGGATGCGCCCCACCGCCACATCGTGACGCTGGCGGACCCGACCTATCCCCAAAGCCTGCTGACCATCGCCGACCCGCCCATTCTGTTGTACGTGGTGGGCGATCCGGCCTATCTG
Coding sequences:
- the def gene encoding peptide deformylase, giving the protein MALLPILRYPDPRLHKKAKPVAEVDDRIRQLVRDMAETMYDAPGVGLAATQVDVHERVVVIDVSEDSNDLLALINPEITWRSDDYKIYEEGCLSVPGIYDEVERASRIRCKALDIDGKPFEFEADGLLAVCVQHELDHLEGKVFVEYLSNLKQNRIKTKLKKAEREALRD